Below is a window of Nitrospirota bacterium DNA.
CCTCGCCCCCTCCCGCAAGGGGAGGGGGTTTTAGGTCAAGGCTTTGCCGCTTCAGACAGAGGCACAATCATTACCTCTTTATTATCCCGAATAACATTTTTCAAAAATTTAATTGTGTTTTTTCTTGGATGGGCAAGGACAACCGCATATCCCTTTTCTTTTGCAATTTTTACCGTTTTATCCCACTGGGCTTTAATGTCCTCCGGGGTGTCCTTTTCATCAAGAAAGACATCGCGCTTAAACAGCTTTATCCCATGCGCGCCTGCTGTTTTTGCACCTGCTGATTTCGGAGTAGTAATGCTGTCAAGGAAAAAAAGGTTGTGCTTTTTTATCCCTGAAAACAGTGCCTTCATTGCGCGTTCATCCTCTGTGAATGCAGAGCCCATGTGATTGCTTACGCCTTTAATATGCGGTATTGAGTTTATGTCCTCCTGAAGCGTCTTAAGGATTTCATCGTCTGACATCCATGTGTAAAGCCCGCCCCTGCCGAGCTTATGCGGCTCCTTAGCCTCCATCGGTATATGCCCTACGATGTCATGCCCAAGCTTATGCCCCTCTTCTGCAACCCATTTTGTATACGTTTCCTGCGGCAGCACAGAGAGTGTAAGCGCCGGGCTGATCTTTAAAACCTCCTCAGCCTTTTTTTTGCTTGAACTTAAATCATCTATCACAACCGCCACTCTAAGAAGCGCTGAAGGCTTTGGCTCTGTCTTAAATAGAGCAGAAATATCCTTCCGCACACTTTCTTTGCTTGCCTCTTTGTGAAGAAAAAAAACCACCCCTGCAATAAGAAGCAAAATTAATAATATATGATGGTTTTTAGTCCCGGGCTTGCCCTTTCCCTTTGAAGCCATTTAATCCTCCCTTTGCCGCTTGCTGCTTATTGCTTTGTTTTACGGATTAAATTCAAATACATCCACGCCTGAGGGCGCTTTGAAAATAAAAACCTGCTCTCCAATGCCGGAATTTATCTGAGCGTCTTTTAATGCTATTTCAATCCTGTTGCCGTAAACATCAAACATGGTAAATGATTCTACCGGAAAGTCTTTTGTGTCCGTAATAAGGTGTATTTTTT
It encodes the following:
- a CDS encoding divergent polysaccharide deacetylase family protein; translation: MASKGKGKPGTKNHHILLILLLIAGVVFFLHKEASKESVRKDISALFKTEPKPSALLRVAVVIDDLSSSKKKAEEVLKISPALTLSVLPQETYTKWVAEEGHKLGHDIVGHIPMEAKEPHKLGRGGLYTWMSDDEILKTLQEDINSIPHIKGVSNHMGSAFTEDERAMKALFSGIKKHNLFFLDSITTPKSAGAKTAGAHGIKLFKRDVFLDEKDTPEDIKAQWDKTVKIAKEKGYAVVLAHPRKNTIKFLKNVIRDNKEVMIVPLSEAAKP